The following nucleotide sequence is from Deltaproteobacteria bacterium.
ATAGCGTCTTTCCCCTGTCTTATCCGCTCAAGAGAAAAGCGGGTTGCCTCAACAGGAGGCATGATTCTGATATCAAGACCTTTTGTGTCATGGTCTTTAAGATAACAATTGACCTTTTCTATTAACTGCGCCTCATGCGCCCTGTTTTTATCAAGCCAGAACACAGCAGGCATTCCGCTTAACCGCGCCCTTGTTACCGCAAGTTTTACCCAGTCCTTTATTGCAGCATCTTTTGTCTGGCACATGCGGAATATGTCCCCTTCTTCTACATCCTCTTCAAGAAGTGTCTTTCCTGAAGCGTCAACCACGCGGACTATTCCGTTTCCGGGGGCTTTGAATGTCTTATCATGAGAGCCGTATTCCTCTGCCTTTTGCGCCATAAGACCAACATTTGGAACAGTTCCCATTGTCCTCGGGTCTAATGCCCCGTTCTTTTTGCAGTCATCTACAACTGCCTGATACACGGCTGCGTAACATCTGTCAGGTATAACAGCCTTTGTATCATGGAGTTTACCGTCAGGAGACCACATCTTTCCGCCGTCTCTAATCATTGGAGGCATTGATGCGTCAATAATCACATCGCTTGGAACATGCAGATTGGTAATCCCTTTTTCAGAGTTCACCATTGCAAGTTCAGGACGATTTTTGTAACATGCCTTAATGTCAGATTCTATCTCTGCTTTTTTTACATCAGGAAGATTTGCGATTTTTGCGTAAAGGTCGCCGAGTCCGTTGTTCGGGTCAACTCCAAGTTCTTTAAATACTGCTGCATGTTTTTCAAAGACATCTTTGAAGAATACATAAACAGCATGGCCAAAGATAATCGGGTCAGAAACCTTCATCATTGTTGCCTTGAGGTGTAAAGAGAAGAGCGCGCCGCTCTTTTTAGCATCTTCAATCTCCTCTTCATAAAATTTGCGTAGACTTCGGCAGTTCATTACAGATGTGTCTATAACCTCGCCTGCCTTCAAAGATGTCTTTTCTTTTAGGACAACTGTTTTCCCATCCTTGCCTGCGAACTCAATTTTGACATTTGTCGCCTCAGCAACAGTTGTGGATTTTTCAGTGCCATAGAAATCTCCGCTTTTCATGTGCGCCACATGCGTCTTTGAGTCTTTGCTCCACGGAGCCATTTTATGAGGATTCTTTTTAGCGTAATTCTTTACAGACGCTGTAGACCTTCTATCCGAATTTCCCTCTCTTAAAACAGGGTTGACAGCGCTTCCCAGAACCTTTCCGTATCTTGCCTTGATTTCCTTTTCACTGTCGTTTTTCGGCTCTTCAGGATAGTCAGGGACATTATAGCCCTGAGACTGGAGTTCTTTTATTGCCGCCTTTATTTGCGGGACAGATGCGCTGATATTCGGCAGTTTGATAATATTTGCATCAGGCGACTTTGCGGCGAGTTCGCCCAATTGCGTCAGATAATCCGGGGTTTTTTGCCCCTCTTTCAGGTTTTCTGGAAAGTTTGCCAGAATCCTCCCTGCAAGAGAGATGTCTGCTGTTTCAATCTCAATGCCTGCTGTCTTTGTGAACGTCTTGATAATGGGAAGTAAAGAGTAAGTCGCCAGCATTGGCGCTTCATCGGTCTTTGTCCAAAAAATCTTCTCTGACATAAAATAACCTCCTGTAAGTTTAAAAATAGAATAGAATTTAAAGCAAGGTAGATTCTGGTTTTGTTATATTGCAGCATCCCCGATTTAGACACTCGGGGACAGGTTTATGCCTTCCGCATCACCCCCTTTTTGCTCCAATAAAAAAAACCGTCTGGCATACAACAAATATAGATATAAAATTTGTTATATGTGCCCAGACGGTCGGCTTTATTGTGTCATATCTTCCACTACCCCGGTGGTGGCCACCTTGATTCCGTCAGTTATGGAAGCAACTTATGAGGATGATTTTCTTACTATAAAAACAGGGGGTTGTCAATCTTTTTTTGAAAACTTTTTTTGAAAACTTGAAGTGGGGTTAAAGTTTAACTGCAAGGAGATTTTCTTATCCTGATGGCACCCAGCAGCAGATTTGCTATAATTGATATAAAATATATTTCATCTTCCTGAAACTCTTTTGAAGTAATAGTCTGCACATTCAAAACACCGAACAGTTCGCCTTTTTTGATAATAGGATGGGACAACATTGTGGTATATTCCTGCTCCCGCAGTTCAGTAAATTTCTTGTATCTTGGGTCATTGGATACATCTTTTACAATAATAGTCTCCCCTTTTTGCGCTGCTGCACCTGTAATTCCCTCTCCCAACTTTAGTTTGACCTTTCCGATTGCCTCTTTTCTAAAACTTGTGGTTGCCCTCAAAACAAGTTCTTTTCCATACCATAGATATATTGATGCCGCATCAACACCTAATCTTTTTGCTGTTTTTTCAACAACTGACTGCAGCACCTCATCAAGCTCATAGTCAGAACTTGCAAGCATGCTTATCTCTTCAAGGGTTATGATTTCCATCTTTTCCCTGTTTGCCTTTTCCATCTCAAATATAAGACCACCATCTTCATCCACCTTTATATGTGAAAAGGTATCCATTGGCAAGTATGGATTTATGGCCTTACTCGCAGCAGGCATATTTTTAAATTCAGAAAATCCACATGAACAGGATAGTTTTATTCTATAATCATCCACCCTGTCGCTTTTCATTTTTTTGCCGCATTTTCTGCATCTCGTAATGACTTCCATATTCCCTCCCATGAACCCCCAAAATACAGTTACATTTTTTGAATCTAATTCCCTGTTTCCTGAGGGAGAACAAGTTTTACAACCTGTCCGTTCTCGCCAAGTTTTCCTAATGGTTTCCCATTTAACTTTAAACCCACCCCAGCTGCATTTCCGATTACAATAGAGAACTTTTTCTTTGCCTCCCATACTATATTCTCACTGTCTCTTAACAACACCTCAAAGGGTTTTTCATCGTCAATCTCAACCCTCATCCATGTAGGCTTAATCGTCAGTACCTCAAGTTTAAGTTTTTTAACATCATATACTCCACCTTGATGCATATCTGCCTTATTTGCAGCCTCATGTATCTTATCAGTTTCTCCTGTAGTTGTAATACCAGTATCTGCTTGTGGATTATCAGCAGGTGGTTTGGAGGGTTCTGTCAAACCGATACCAACTGTACTCCCCTCCTTATGTGTATTAAGATTAACCTTCTTATTATAATACGCATAACCAAAATATGAGGCAGTCAGGATAAACACAAAAAATATAACTAGAAGTGCCGGGTTATGAATCAAAGGTAAACCCCGTGCCGGTGTCTTATCATCTGTAGAGACTGCATCAGTATGACAGGGTATTTTTTCTGATCTCTGATTTGAATCATCTGTCAAATTATCTGATTTACTGCTTAAATACTCTTCGTAGTGGAGAACCGCATCATCACTATCAATGCCGGCATATTTACAATATAACCTTATAAAACCTCTGACAAAGGTAGGGTGCGGCAGATTTGCATCATCATTTTCCAATGCGGCAAGCCATTTCATCTGTATCTTTGTAACCCTGGATATATCCTCAAGGCTTATACCCCGCATCTCCCTCTGTCTTTTCAGATATACACCAGGTTTTTCCATAACACCTTTTAAAGAGAGCTGCTTTGCCATAATACCCTTATTTTAAAGACTTAAGATTTTCCATTGATGAACGTGCCATATCAGTATCAGGCAAAATCTTAATAACCTCATTAAATGACTGGGCAGCCCTTTTTTTATCGTTTAATTTCATTGAAACAATCCCGAGGTTGTAATATGCCTCAGCATAATCAGGAACATGTTTTATTGCAAGGGCAAAAGAGTCTTGAGCATCCCTGTCCCTGCCTGTCTTCATATATGCCATCCCCATATTATTATAGGCAAGACCATATCTTGGATTTGCACCTATTGCCTTTTTATAACTATCAATCGCCTTTTCATAATCTCCTTTCTGAAAGTATGCCCACCCCATATTGTTAAATGCTGTTTCAGGTGCGGTATAAAAGATATTTTCAATTGCCTTTTTAGATTCTCCGATTGCCTCATCCCATTCCCCTTGTTTTAGATACACTGCCCCAAGGTTTGTATGTGCCTCTGAAAACTTTGGGTTTAATCTTATTGCCTCTTTAAAATGTCTTATAGCCTCTTCATTAAGTTCTCTATAAAAATAGGCAAGACCAAGTGCATTGCGATATACTGCATCTTGAGGATTTTTTTCAACAGCAGATGAGAGTTCCTTTAATGCCGGCGGTAAATTGCCTTCGCTTAAGTGAACGATGCCAAGACGATAGTGTATTGACGCCTCTTCCTTTAAATCTGATGCAGCACAGCCGTATAAGGCAGTGAATAGTGAATAGTAAATAGTAAAAACAAATATAAAATTTTTGATTTTTGACTTTTGACTTTCTTTTTTCATATATCCTCAAAATGTGTAAGTTTTTTAAATTCCCTGTATCTTTCATTAATCTCCTTAAGTGTCAATGTCTTCATGCGATTTAGGCTGAAATCCTCTACATTAAATGATGCCATAACGCTTCCAAATATTATCGCCTGCCTTATATTATCCTCTGAAATATTATCTGTGTTTGCAAGATACCCCATTAATCCGCCTGCAAAACTATCCCCTGCACCTGTTGGATCAAATATAGACTCCAGCGGGTATGCAGGTGCCGAGAATATTGAACTGCCATTGAACATAAGGGCACCGTATTCACCCCTCTTTATTATTAACGTTTTAGGACCATAGGACATTATCTTTCTGGCAGCCTTAACCAGATTCGGCTCTGCTGCAAACTGCATCGCCTCACCTTCATTTATTACAAACAGATTAACTCTGGAAAGAAGTTTTATAAGGCTTTCTCGCTTGCCTGTTATCCAAAAATTCATTGTATCACACGCAACAAGTTTAGGTTTATCAACCTGTTCCAGTACATTCCACTGCAGGTCAGGGTCTATATTTGCAAGAAATACATAGGGGATGGATTTATAATCTTCAGGTATCTGTGGTGTAAATCTCTCAAATACATTGAGGTGTGTTTCCAATGTATGTGCCTCATTCAAATCATAGTCATATCTGCCCTTCCATCTGAATGTCCTGCCTTCAACCTTTTGCAGCCCCTTTATATCAATATCCCTTGATTTTAGAAAAGAGATATGTTCTTCAGGGAAGTCACTACCAATAACAGCGACAAGATTTACATCAGAAAAATAACTCGCTGCTGTTGAAAAGTATGTGGCTGAGCCGCCGAGCACATCTTCTGCCTTACCAAAAGGTGTCTCAACAGAATCAAATGCAACAGAGCCAACAACAAGGATACCCATTATGCCTCCTTTCAACGGTTATGTTAATTTTCTGCATATTCAAACAAACTTGGAATAACATTTTTTCTGTCCAGATGTCCATTTTTCAATACAATAGGTATGTGGTCAATATCTTCTGGATTGTCAGGAATGCAATAAAATTGTTTCAAATACTTCCAATCATTCAAAAATTTCTTTTTTTAACCCTTGCGTTTCAACCTGATTTTTTATTACAAGCAGGGTTTCTTTTAAAGAATTTACATAACTTTCATATTTTTCCTGAAATATTGGATTGCAGAAATAAAAAGTATTTTTATCAATTACAGTTTGAAATTTGATTTCGCCTGTTTTCATTGGATTTTACACCCTCTCATACGGGTCAAATAGTTTTTTATATTCATCAAGTGCAAATCTGTCTGTCATTCCTGCTATGTAATCGCAAATCAGCCTCTCTTTGCCCACCTCATTTATATTTGCATATACATGCGGCGGTAAGAGGCGCGGGTCTTCTTCATATATCTTAAAAAGGTGTTTTATGATTCTATTCGCCTTATCAGCCATCCTGATGACCCTGTGATGCTCATATAGATTCTCTTTAAGAAATTTTTTAAGTTCTTTATTTTTCCTGTCCATATCAGTAGAGAATCGGGTGATTGGATGACCTGTCTTTCTTATATCTTCTAAACTATTTATCCCATAATCCCTGATACATTTTAAGGTATTTTCAACAAGGTCTGTAACCTGCTGATTAATTATTTGAATGATTGTCTGGGATTTTACTGCCTTAATATCCTCGTCTTGATACATCTTTTTTACCTTGCTAAAATTTTCTTTCCACAACTCTATTTCATCCAACTTGTCTATCTCCAGCATACCTGAAGAAATGCCGTCATCAATATCATGATTATTATATGCTATCTCATCAGATATATCAACAATCTGTGCCTCAAGGCATGGGGCATTTTCAGGTTCATATTCATCCAGAATATCAGGGCGGTCATGTTCTGATGAGTGTTTTACAATACCCTCTCTTACCTCCCATGTGAGATTTAAACCTTTAAATTTGGGGTATCTATGCTCTATATTTTCAACAATCTTTAAACTCTGGAGATTATGTTCAAAACCTCCATGGTCTTTCATAAGTTTATTAAGGGTTTTTTCACCTGTATGTCCAAACGGTGGGTGTCCAAGGTCATGGGCAAGGGCAATTGCCTCTGCGATATCCTCATTTAAATCCAGCGCCCTTGCTATGGTGCGGGCTATCTGTGCAACCTCTATAGTATGGGTGAGCCTTGTCCTGTAGTGGTCTCCCTCGTGATACACAAAGACCTGAGTCTTATACTCCAGCCGCCTGAATGCATTGCAGTGAATAATCCTATCTCTATCCCTCTGAAATGCTGTTCTAAAGGGATGTTCAGGCTCATAGTATCTCCTGCCCCTTGAGTCTTTGCTTCTCATTGCATAAGAGGCGAGCCTTAAAGCCTCTTTATCAATTATAGAATCAATTACCCTTGCCACTATCACACCCATCCTTCAGCCCTGCAAGGAAGTTCTTGTAGTCATCATAATACTCATCCATCAAATCAACAGGGGCAATCTTATCAGTATCAATCTTTTTCTTTTCTTTTAGAAATTCTTTAAATGTCACTTAAAATACCATTAACCCGGCTGAATTTTTCATCCCATTACATCTTGTAAAGGGAAAGCCTTTCTACTATTTGTCCGTTTTTCAAATGTTTTTCAACTATCTCCTCAACATCATTTACACTTACATTTTTATACCATATCCCTTCAGGGTAGATAACTACTGCCGGGCACATATCCCCTTTTGGTTCTGTTTCCTTACATACACTCAGACACCCAGCCTTAGATGTCTTTATCTCATCTTTGAGATTATACTCATCAAGTTTTTCCCTGAACTTCTCTAATAACTCCTCAGAACCCTTTGATACACAGTGTTTACCCTGACTCACAAACAGATGCAGACGATATGGTTTCATACTATCTCCTCTCCTTTCAAGTGCCTCTTCACTGCAGATATTGCCTTTGCCCTGTGGCTTATCCTGTTTTTTTCTTCTGGTTTAAGTTCTGCCATTGTCTTTTTTAATTCAGGCACATAAAAGACAGGGTCATAACCAAAACCATAACTGCCCTTTGGTTCAAACGCTATAAAACCCTTGCACTCACCCTCTGCGATATATTCTTCACCTGATGGAAAAACCACTGCTATAACTGATTTATATTTGGCGATTCTCTTCTCAAAGGCAATGCCTGCAATCTCTTCTAACAGTTTTTTATTATTTTCATCATCTGTTGCATTTTCCCCTGCATATCTTGAAGAATAAACACCGGGCATTCCATCCAACACATCCACCATCAAGCCTGAATCATCTGCAAGGGCAATCTCCCTTGTATGTCTTGCAGCCACCCTTGCCTTTTTCAGTGCATTACCCTCAAAACTGTCGCAGTCCTCTATAATTTCAGGTATATCAGAAAAATCTTTTAAGGACAAAAAGTTGCCACAAAATGCAACTGCATTTTTTGGGTTAATATCTCTATCACTAAAAAGTGCCTCAATCTCTTTTATTTTATGATTATTCCTTGTTGCAAGAACAATCTTCATTTTAGACTGCCGAGGAGTCCCATCTGCTTTTTTGTCAGTTCCGTTGTGCCTCTGGATGCAAGAGAGATCATATCTTCCATATCTTCTTTTGAAAACGGACAAGTCTCTGCTGTGCCCTGAACCTCAACAAATTTACCGCTGCCTGTCATAATCACATTCATATCAACATGAGCCTTTGAATCCTCTTCATAGGTTAAGTCAAGAAAACTTAAGTTATTAACAACACCGACACTCACAGCAGCAACGGAATCCAGAATAGGAGCAGTATTTATAGTGCCTTTATTTTTCATATTCTTTATCGTATCAACAAGCGCTACAAATGCACCTGTAATTGATGCTGTTCTTGTTCCGCCGTCTGCCTGAATAACATCACAGTCAATCCATATAGTCCTCTCACCAATGGCATTAAGATCAACCACTGACCTAAGCGACCTGCCTATAAGCCTTTGAATTTCGTGGGTTCTTCCACCTACCTTTCCTGCAGATGATTCCCTTCTTATCCTTACCTTTGAGGAACCGGGGAGCATAGAATATTCCGCTGTTATCCAGCCTTTATTTGTTCCTTTTAAAAACGGCGGCACACCTTCCTCAACAGTGGCAGTGCATATAACCTTTGTATCCCCCATCTCTATCAGCACTGAACCATTTGAAAATTTTAGAAATTTCCTTGTTATCCTGACACTGCGAAGTTCATCTGCCTGCCGTCCATCACCCCTGATAAAACCACGGCATTTATTATTTTGCATACCCTGCCCTCACTTTCAAGAAAGAAAAACTATCCTTATCAAGGGACACCAGCACATTTAATAAACTTAAGTTTTCCTTAATTATTGGTATCTTTTTAATATAAAGCCCTGCCAAAGTCTCCTTGAATCGCACAAGTTCCCTTAATTTATTTTTCCTGCTTAAAGTTGCGATGGTTAGATATAATAGTTCAAAGGCCCTTTCGTAACAGTATCTAACCTCAACGAAATCACCCTTTTCTATCCAATTGCCTGCCCTGTTTAACTCATTGGCAATCATGAGAATCTGCTTATAAAATGGGAAGGAACGCCATTTTTCTTTTGTCATGGTTTTATGGTATTTAAGATTCATATTCTACAAGGTTATCTATAATCCCAGTAATCCTTTTTCTTATTTCCAAATTTTCAACTTCCATAGAAAAGTTGTCCTGATGAGGACGAATGTTTATCAAAGATGTATATTCTATGAAATCATTTTTGTCTTTGAATGGATAGAGATTTATCCCCCATAGATTTTCTTGTTCCGAACCATTTTCCAAGAGATAAGCCTCTAAATCCGAATGAAGTTCAGCATCAATAGCAAGAATATCTTTCTGTACATCCACAACTACCTTTATCATTGTTTTAAAATAACCAAGATAGTTATCTGTAAGTTCATTTCTGGAGATTCTGGAATCTATAATCTTCACTGTAAATAGCCTTAACCTTTTTTATCACTGCCTGCTGCCGAAAGCGCTTCTATGCACCGCTCGCATACCTCTGGATGTTCTTTAAACTCCCCTACCCTTTCGCTGTAGTTCCAGCACCTTGCACATTTTTTACCCCTTGCCTTGTTTATACCTATCTTCAGGTTTTTTATTTCCTGACTTTCAAACATAATATCTGAACTGTCAAACACATACCCTTTGTCCAGCAAAGAAATTTGAGATATAATCAGTATTTCCTTGAAAGTTTCAGCATACTTCATAAGAATCTCTTTAAGTTCACCTTCCGCTGATATTTTAACCAATGCGTCAAGGGAGTGTCCTATTACCTTATCTTTTCTTGCATTTTCCAATGCCTTTGCAGCCTCTGTCTTTGTGCAAAGCAGTATGTCCCATGTTTCAGAAAGTTTGTCGTTAAGCCATTCATTTTTGATTTCAGGAAATGATGAGAGATGCACACTGTCAGTATACCTGCCCGGCATAAAATGCCATACCTCATCTGATGTAAATGGGATAATTGGTGCAATAAGCCTTACAATATGGTCAAGGATATAATATATCGTTGTCTGCACTGCCCTGCGGTTTCTTGAAGCCGCACCTAAAGTATAGAGGCGGTCTTTAATTACATCAAGATAGAATGCGCTTAAATCAACACTACAAAAGTTATGAAGACTGTGATAAATCACATGGAATTCAAAATCATTGTATGCCTTTAAAAGCCTTTCAGTGAGTTTTGTAAGTCTATGGAGTATAAGGCGGTCTATCTCAGTAAGTTCATTGTATGGGACAATATCCTTTTCAGGACTATAATCATAGAGATTGCCCAGGATAAACCTGCATGTGTTTCTTATTCGTCTGTATGCGTCTGATAGTCTTGTGAGTATCTCCCCGGAAATCCTTATATCTTCCCTGTAATCTTCTGCTGAGACCCATAATCTTAAAATCTCTGCACCATATTTGTCTATAACCTCTTGCGGTGCTACCACATTGCCTATGGATTTACTCATCTTTTTGCCGCTGCCATCAACAACAAAACCGTGCGTCAGGACAGAATTATACGGTGCTTTTCCCCTTGTGCTGACAGAGGTAAGAAGCGCTGAATGGAACCAGCCTCTGTGCTGGTCGCTCCCTTCAAGATAAAGGTCAGCAGGATACTTCAGATTATCCCTATCTTCCAGAACCGCAGCAAAACTTACACCTGAATCAAACCAAACATCTAATATATTTTCTTCTTTTATAAATTCTTTACTCCCACACTTCAGACATTTTGTGCCTTGCGGCAATAACTCTGCCGCACCCTTTTCAAACCATATATCAGCGCCATGTTTTTCAAATTCATCTGCGAGCCTGTTGATTATATCCTTATCCAGAAGCACATATCCGCACTCCTTACAGTCAAATGCTGTAATAGGCACCCCCCAAGCCCTCTGCCTTGATATGCACCAGTCAGGTCTGTTTAAAACCATATTATAAATCCTGTCCCTGCCCCATGAGGGTATCCACTGGACTTTATCAATCGCCTCCAGAGATTTTTTTCTCAAGTCATTATCTTCCATAGATATAAACCACTGCTCTGTTGCCCTGAATATTATTGGATTCTTACACCTCCAGCAGTGAGGATAGGAATGCTCAATACTATCTTCTTTTAACAACGCGCCTTTACATTTAAGAAGTTCAACTATATTCTTATTTGCATCAAATACCTTCTGCCCTTCAAACTCTGGGACTGCATTTGTAAACCTTCCCTGATTGTCAACAGGATTGTAAATATCAAGATTGTATTTCAGCCCTAACTCGTAGTCATCCTGACCATGCCCCGGTGCTATGTGAACGCAGCCTGTGCCTGTTTCAAGGGTTACATGGGTTCCAAGAATGATTATGGAATCCCTGTCAATAAACGGATGTCTTGTCTTTGTGCCTTCAAGTCTTGATGGATAAAAGGTATCCAGTATTCTATAATCAGTCCAGTTGAGTTTTTTTGCAACATCTTCTAATAGCCCTTTTGCTACAATATATATCTCTGCCCCTTGCCCCTGTATCTCTATCGCCGCATACTCCAATTCAGGATGCATTGCTATTGCAAGATTTGCAGGCAGGGTCCACGGTGTGGTCGTCCAGATGATGATGGATACATCTTTATTTGCAAGACTTGGAATTTTTTCCTTGAACCTTGAATCTTGAATCTTGAATCCCACATATATTGACGGCGACCTTTTGTCAGCATATTCAACCTCTGCCTCTGCAAGCGCTGTCTGGCATGAACTGCACCAATGCACAGGCTTTTCCCCTTTATAGACAAGACCTCTTTCAACACACCTGCCAAGTTCTCTCAATATTGAAGATTGATATTTATAGTCCATCGTAAGGTATGGCTCATCCCATTCGCCAAATACCCCAAGCCTTTTAAATTCTTCTCTCTGAATGTTTACAAACTTTTCCGCATATGCGCGGCACATTTTTCTGGTTTCCATCTTTGTCTGCTTACTGCTTACTGCTTTCTGCTTACTGTCTTTTTCAACCTGAAGTTCTATTGGCAGACCATGACAGTCCCAGCCCGGCACATAATCGGTTGCCTTCCCTGCCATAAACCTTGCCTTTACAATTATATCCTTTAAGATTTTATTCAGGGCGTGTCCAATATGGATATGTCCGTTTGCATAAGGCGGACCGTCATGCAGGATATACTTCTGCCTGTTTTTGCTAATCTCTTTGATTTTGCCGTAGAGATTTTCATCTTCCCATTTTTTCAGAATATCAGGCTCATTTTTACTAAGATTCGCCTTCATTGGAAAGTCTGTATTTGGGAGATTTAAGGTTGTCTTGTAATCCACTACAAAAGCCTCCTGATTTTAAGTGTAAAGCGTCAGACTTATAACCACCTGCGCACATCCTATAACAAATCCGAGTGCCCCGCCAATCCATTCTATATGTTTTAATTCTTTTGCAATGAATTTTATAAGAAGTGCCTCAAACTGCTCAAGATTAAGGTTATCTATCTTTGAAACCAGCATATCTTTTATATCTATCTTTTCCTGAAAATTGTTGACCAGTTCCCCTTTTTTTTCATCAATATGTTTCAGCGCCTCTTTCGTAAGATAATATTTTATATGATACAAGAGGTTCTCTGACAATAGACCAATAATCGGAAGACTCTTGATTCTGGTTGCCTTGAATCTATGCTCAATTATCTCATCAACTGCCTTTTCAACCTCTGCTTTCCATTCTATGCATTCAAGGATTTTAGAAAAATCTTTTGCATTCAGAAGTTCATTTTCTATAGTCTTTGCAATGGTTTTTGCTATCTCTTTCCTTCTCTTTGGGATAATGCCCTGCAGTCTGTAACCGAATATGTTTACAGGCTCGTAAGGACGAAACAGCATCTTAACAGCCACATAGTTTGTAAACCATCCGATTAAAGCCCCTGCAAGCGGAGGGATAAGGATGTTATACATGTTACCTAAAACCTCCTTTTATCAATTTCCTCCTGATAGAACTTTTTATACAAAACCTCCCACTCCCTGCTGCCTTCAGGAACCTGTTTTGACATAGACCTTATTTTTTCTCGGGCAGCATCATCTGCCGTATCTTCTATCTTTAGATAGTTTGTAAGGGTTTTTTTTATCTCTCTGAGTGCCTCAGCATCATCTGTAAAATCCACAAGGTCGTCCTTCCAGATACCGTCTGTAATG
It contains:
- a CDS encoding DUF445 family protein, with the translated sequence MYNILIPPLAGALIGWFTNYVAVKMLFRPYEPVNIFGYRLQGIIPKRRKEIAKTIAKTIENELLNAKDFSKILECIEWKAEVEKAVDEIIEHRFKATRIKSLPIIGLLSENLLYHIKYYLTKEALKHIDEKKGELVNNFQEKIDIKDMLVSKIDNLNLEQFEALLIKFIAKELKHIEWIGGALGFVIGCAQVVISLTLYT
- the rph gene encoding ribonuclease PH — its product is MRGDGRQADELRSVRITRKFLKFSNGSVLIEMGDTKVICTATVEEGVPPFLKGTNKGWITAEYSMLPGSSKVRIRRESSAGKVGGRTHEIQRLIGRSLRSVVDLNAIGERTIWIDCDVIQADGGTRTASITGAFVALVDTIKNMKNKGTINTAPILDSVAAVSVGVVNNLSFLDLTYEEDSKAHVDMNVIMTGSGKFVEVQGTAETCPFSKEDMEDMISLASRGTTELTKKQMGLLGSLK
- a CDS encoding DUF507 family protein; its protein translation is MRLTEDRISHISHIITDGIWKDDLVDFTDDAEALREIKKTLTNYLKIEDTADDAAREKIRSMSKQVPEGSREWEVLYKKFYQEEIDKRRF
- the ileS gene encoding isoleucine--tRNA ligase, with the translated sequence MDYKTTLNLPNTDFPMKANLSKNEPDILKKWEDENLYGKIKEISKNRQKYILHDGPPYANGHIHIGHALNKILKDIIVKARFMAGKATDYVPGWDCHGLPIELQVEKDSKQKAVSSKQTKMETRKMCRAYAEKFVNIQREEFKRLGVFGEWDEPYLTMDYKYQSSILRELGRCVERGLVYKGEKPVHWCSSCQTALAEAEVEYADKRSPSIYVGFKIQDSRFKEKIPSLANKDVSIIIWTTTPWTLPANLAIAMHPELEYAAIEIQGQGAEIYIVAKGLLEDVAKKLNWTDYRILDTFYPSRLEGTKTRHPFIDRDSIIILGTHVTLETGTGCVHIAPGHGQDDYELGLKYNLDIYNPVDNQGRFTNAVPEFEGQKVFDANKNIVELLKCKGALLKEDSIEHSYPHCWRCKNPIIFRATEQWFISMEDNDLRKKSLEAIDKVQWIPSWGRDRIYNMVLNRPDWCISRQRAWGVPITAFDCKECGYVLLDKDIINRLADEFEKHGADIWFEKGAAELLPQGTKCLKCGSKEFIKEENILDVWFDSGVSFAAVLEDRDNLKYPADLYLEGSDQHRGWFHSALLTSVSTRGKAPYNSVLTHGFVVDGSGKKMSKSIGNVVAPQEVIDKYGAEILRLWVSAEDYREDIRISGEILTRLSDAYRRIRNTCRFILGNLYDYSPEKDIVPYNELTEIDRLILHRLTKLTERLLKAYNDFEFHVIYHSLHNFCSVDLSAFYLDVIKDRLYTLGAASRNRRAVQTTIYYILDHIVRLIAPIIPFTSDEVWHFMPGRYTDSVHLSSFPEIKNEWLNDKLSETWDILLCTKTEAAKALENARKDKVIGHSLDALVKISAEGELKEILMKYAETFKEILIISQISLLDKGYVFDSSDIMFESQEIKNLKIGINKARGKKCARCWNYSERVGEFKEHPEVCERCIEALSAAGSDKKG